A stretch of Mya arenaria isolate MELC-2E11 chromosome 14, ASM2691426v1 DNA encodes these proteins:
- the LOC128217995 gene encoding galactoside 2-alpha-L-fucosyltransferase Sec1-like isoform X1, translating to MHNIKKVPATLMLIIILIIYLCLFLITCKFPPTRNINVENEKCCFDGIIKDDNLSCNKGSEIYSVMEDVDCFQAFMFTKMNITWRQLEHKHSTTKKCTFDWTYEKCPWKCNKCTFITMKKIRGRTGNQMFEVASLIGIARKRGLIPIIPSTLSINEWFNLPTLTELSKPIHQSDVKEQSFGKYLKDIEDIDENMNWTVTGYLQSFRYFDTSDDIIHELFKMKLEKRMRAEDLLRSISPNDEIVCMHVRRGDLLNQQYIELGYNPIDYRFINVSMNYFLHAFKNITFVILSDDMPWCKKTIKGENVVFSPFKEAIDDFALLMSCKNVVITSGTFGWWGAYLSGGKVVYHNGFPAKGSWLDQRLKRDDYYLTTWTGLGDKD from the exons ATGCATAATATAAAGAAAGTTCCAGCCACACTTATGTTGAtaatcattttgataatttaccTTTGTTTGTTCTTGATCACTTGCAAGTTTCCTCCAACAAGAAACATTAACGTTGAAAATGAGAAATGTTGCTTTGATGGAATTATAAAAGATGATAATTTATCATGTAACAAAGGTTCAGAAATATATTCGGTGATGGAAGACGTTGATTGCTTTCAAGCATTTATGTTTACAAAGATGAACATAACATGGAGGCAATTGGAACACAAACACAGCACAACGAAAAAGTGTACATTTGACTGGACATATGAAAAGTGTCCATGGAAATGCAATAAGTGTACCTTTATTACTATGAAAAAAATTCGTGGACGTACTGGCAATCAAATGTTCGAGGTTGCTTCGTTAATCGGAATTGCACGAAAACGAGGACTTATCCCGATTATACCATCTACGCTTTCAATAAATGAATGGTTTAACCTGCCAACTTTAACTGAGCTTTCGAAACCTATTCACCAATCTGACGTAAAGGAACAAAGTTTTGGGAAGTATCTTAAGGACATTGAAGATATCGACGAGAATATGAACTGGACCGTTACAGGCTATTTACAATCATTTCGTTATTTTGATACTTCAGACGATATTATTCATGAACTGTTTAAGATGAAGTTGGAAAAACGAATGCGTGCGGAAGATCTATTACGGTCAATTTCACCAA ACGATgaaatagtatgtatgcatGTGCGAAGAGGAGATCTACTAAATCAGCAATACATCGAACTAGGGTACAATCCAATTGATTATAGGTTCATAAATGTGTCTATGAACTATTTTCTccatgcatttaaaaatattacatttgttattttgtccGACGACATGCCGTGGTGTAAAAAAACGATTAAAGGTGAAAACGTTGTTTTCAGTCCATTTAAGGAAGCCATAGACGACTTTGCATTATTGATGTCGTgcaaaaatgttgttataacatCTGGAACATTCGGTTGGTGGGGAGCTTATTTATCTGGTGGAAAAGTTGTTTATCACAATGGATTTCCGGCTAAAGGCAGCTGGTTGGACCAAAGACTAAAAAGAGACGATTATTATTTAACGACATGGACTGGTCTAGGCGATAAAgattaa
- the LOC128217995 gene encoding galactoside 2-alpha-L-fucosyltransferase Sec1-like isoform X2 codes for MHNIKKVPATLMLIIILIIYLCLFLITCKFPPTRNINVENEKCCFDGIIKDDNLSCNKGSEIYSVMEDVDCFQAFMFTKMNITWRQLEHKHSTTKKCTFDWTYEKCPWKCNKCTFITMKKIRGRTGNQMFEVASLIGIARKRGLIPIIPSTLSINEWFNLPTLTELSKPIHQSDVKEQSFGKYLKDIEDIDENMNWTVTGYLQSFRYFDTSDDIIHELFKMKLEKRMRAEDLLRSISPNDEIVCMHVRRGDLLNQQYIELGPFKEAIDDFALLMSCKNVVITSGTFGWWGAYLSGGKVVYHNGFPAKGSWLDQRLKRDDYYLTTWTGLGDKD; via the exons ATGCATAATATAAAGAAAGTTCCAGCCACACTTATGTTGAtaatcattttgataatttaccTTTGTTTGTTCTTGATCACTTGCAAGTTTCCTCCAACAAGAAACATTAACGTTGAAAATGAGAAATGTTGCTTTGATGGAATTATAAAAGATGATAATTTATCATGTAACAAAGGTTCAGAAATATATTCGGTGATGGAAGACGTTGATTGCTTTCAAGCATTTATGTTTACAAAGATGAACATAACATGGAGGCAATTGGAACACAAACACAGCACAACGAAAAAGTGTACATTTGACTGGACATATGAAAAGTGTCCATGGAAATGCAATAAGTGTACCTTTATTACTATGAAAAAAATTCGTGGACGTACTGGCAATCAAATGTTCGAGGTTGCTTCGTTAATCGGAATTGCACGAAAACGAGGACTTATCCCGATTATACCATCTACGCTTTCAATAAATGAATGGTTTAACCTGCCAACTTTAACTGAGCTTTCGAAACCTATTCACCAATCTGACGTAAAGGAACAAAGTTTTGGGAAGTATCTTAAGGACATTGAAGATATCGACGAGAATATGAACTGGACCGTTACAGGCTATTTACAATCATTTCGTTATTTTGATACTTCAGACGATATTATTCATGAACTGTTTAAGATGAAGTTGGAAAAACGAATGCGTGCGGAAGATCTATTACGGTCAATTTCACCAA ACGATgaaatagtatgtatgcatGTGCGAAGAGGAGATCTACTAAATCAGCAATACATCGAACTAGG TCCATTTAAGGAAGCCATAGACGACTTTGCATTATTGATGTCGTgcaaaaatgttgttataacatCTGGAACATTCGGTTGGTGGGGAGCTTATTTATCTGGTGGAAAAGTTGTTTATCACAATGGATTTCCGGCTAAAGGCAGCTGGTTGGACCAAAGACTAAAAAGAGACGATTATTATTTAACGACATGGACTGGTCTAGGCGATAAAgattaa